TTCGAGCATAAATCAATTTGTTCGTGATGttccaagaaaaaaattgtgtcgCTCCACCATAACACCATATTTTGGATTATCAATAGCCTGATTATTCAATGTTAAGCACAATGAATATTTGATAAAGAAATCAACAGTTACTTTCTTTTGATCCAAGAACACTCGTACACCCACATCATTATGTATATGAATTGGTTGACATCGTTCACTAATAATGTACTTAATCTCAAGTTCATCAATAGTAGCGTCTACTCTTAGTTGCAAAGTTATCGCATTAACTAGACCATTATATAGGCTAGTAGAATCATAAATAATTCTCTCCATCTAGAAATCAACATACTTTCATGTTCTATCATAAATTTGTTGTCATAATCCATGATACCAAAGTATAAACAACTTTTATACACATTTTAtaccaaattcattcaaatgaGTATACATTTTGATAAAATGTGTATAAAAATTGTTTCTACTTTGGTATCATGTAATTTCATGACAATAAATTTATGATAGAACATGAAAGTATATTGATTTCCAGATGGAGGAAATTATATATGATTCTACTATCCTATATAATAGTCTAGTTAATGCGATAACTTTGCAACTAGGAGTAGACACTACTGTTGATGAACTTGAGATTAAGTACATTGTGAGCGAACGTTGTCCACCAATTTGTATACATAATGATGTGGGTGTACGAGTGTTCTTGGATCAGAAGAAAATAACAGTTGATTTCTTTATCAAATATCCATGGTGTATAACATTGAAGAATCGGGCTACGGATAATCCAAAATATGTTGTTATGGTGGAGTGACCAAAAAAATTTGTTGGAACAAGACGAACAATTATTGATTTAAGCTCGAATAATGCAGTCTGTTTGGTCGGAATGAACGTTGATGAATGATTTGGTTGCTGTAAACGTGTTGATTGTTGTGaaacaaatttacaaaaaataagagTACACTTATGGAGGTGATGCGACACTTTGCAGTATTCCAAAAATTTTGAGTCCTTATAATACGTTCCAGTTCTTCTTGGTAAGAATTTAATTGTTTATCTATTTTTTGAGTATCTTATGTGTATAAAATTGGTATACAAATATTTGACATAATATTTGTTTGATTATAGAACAGTTATTACCTAAAGTATCCTTCCAAAAATTGTTCATGGATAATGAATTCctcaagtttgaaatttaaatcaATCTGGACTTTTCAAGATCCGCAAATTTTGTGGGAATCACACATGTTTGGTGAGTGACAAAGTTTATGCAAGACGTCAAGGAATAATTTACATAGTAGTTGTTATTATATTTGATAAGTTTGGCAATCCAAAGATAGTATACACCCCTAAGGATATTGCCAAGGACATGTTGAAATCACATGGTGTTTTGTTGACATACATGCAAACAtgaagaaaaaacaataaaaatgttgCATGGAGACCTAGCTTAATCATAGGCAAAAGTTCCAGGTTATTTCTACATTTTGGAGGAGAACTATCCTGGTTCTGTTGTAAGCTTGGAGAGTAAAGAAGGTGATAGATTTTTATATGCATTTGTTGTGTTAGAAGCATCTATTGGGGGATGGGAGTATTGTAGACCAGTAGTTGTTGTTGACGAGGCAGGCTTGAAAGGCGCATATGGTGGGACAATTCTGATTTCAAGCACACAATGGATCCAAGAGGTATGCTTTGAATCTTGTTGTTTATATGATAGTATAATAGTGACATATAAATTAGTTTCATGTGTATGAATTAAGTATATTTATTGTAATGAAACAAGTCACATACTTCCACTCGCGTACACTATAATAGATTTTGAAAATGATTCATCATGGACATGGTTCTTTAATTTGAAAGATTTAGGGATACATttgaaaaaagagagaatttgTATTTTATGTCTGATAGGAATGAAATCATATGGAAGGGAACTGCAAGGGTATATCCTAGTTTAGATCATTATGCTTGCATTTGGCATTTGTGTTACAATGTTCTAATAATTTTCATAGAAATGTGGAAGATTtgaagaagtttttttttttttgccatgGCAAAGGCATACACACTTCaagaatttgagaagttgaTATGAATAGATATGATCGACCGAGGATAAGAGGTTATTTATTCGATATTGGGTATAGTCAAGGGCTCATTCAAAAGTTAAACGAACATGGACGATGACTTCAAAATAACAGAATCCTTAAATAGCACTAACATGTTAGCAAGGAGGCTTCCAATTGTATCACTCTAGAATTTATGAGAATAACAATTCAAACATGGATCCCGAAACACAACGAGGATATCGCAAAAAAAAGAATGGATCTGACAAATAAATATGATCTTAAGCTCCAAGAAAATGTTGAGTTGTCATGAAAGTATGAATTGcttatttattatgttcaatacttggatattttaatatttaaaattaattattattttaggtAATACCATCAACACAATTTTTGCATATTGTTATTGATGGACCTAAGCGGTACGTAGTGTGCTTAAGAAGCATGAAATATAGTTGTGGGCGATTTCAACTTGATGAGATGCCTTGCGAACATGCAATGGTTGTTCTTAGGTACAAAAGACTGCATGAATCAAATTATTGCTCTCCCTTTTATAGCAAGAAAATTTTTGAAGACGCTTATGCAATTCCTATTAAACCTCTCCCATGTGAGAGTACATGGGATTTATCAAGTTATGTGTCGGAGATTAAATTATTGCCAcctgattttaaaagaaaggtAGGGAGGCCACAACTTAAATGCTGGAAGGGGTTTGTTGATGTCAAATTTAAGAGGTCTAAAGTTACGTGTAACACTTGTCGTCGGGAGGGACACAATAGaaagacatgttcaaattatcttgTTGAAATTAGTTATAATTTGTGTTTAATTTAATTGTGACAAACACATGTTTTTGGTCTTTTAACTTAATGAATTCTGATTTCTGAACATTTATTATGCGTACTACTTACTCCTTTGTGTATGTAGTGTTTTTCAAATCTAGAATCACAAACTAAAACTGGTTAATGCTAGTATCCAACTGGAAAAATTAAGACAATGTATACAATTGGTATCCAACTGGAAAAATTAAGTCTAAACCATGTATGCAATTGGTATCTAGCTGATCATACAACATATATTTAAGATTTCAATCTATTAAGCAACTAGTTAATGTTATATCCAATTGGTATCCATCTGAAAAACTTGTGTAACAATGTATGCAGTTGGTATTCAACTAGAATTTCAAAACTAGATACTGTGGTATCCAATTGGTATATCATTAATGGGTCTCTAAGACCTGCGAAAATTTGTAGCATTGCGCGAGAAATACCAACGACAATCAGATTCCTCAAAGTCCTTTTTTCCTAATGCTTTCTGcataacttgtttcaattattttctactGCTATTGAATGTTACCATTATCTATTATCGCGTACTTGCTACCTCACACCAACACAAataaacaatttgaaaaatatttatatttaatttaaaattttctggtATACTGTACTGTACTGTACTGTCAATAGGGTAGATCAGATCATGGGATTTTGGAGTAACAAgtaattattttcatgaaattgAATTATAGGTTTGATGGTGAGATGAGATATGTCTGTAATTTTCTTTACCTGCAGTAAGGCTTAGTAAGTTTTTTTAGCGCTCAATTTCTGACCATGGGCGAAGCTACCCTTGCCCGAGGGGTGTCAAGCGACACCCCTCCATCGGAAaattatgttgtctaggtaggctaaatttttattttattactatatatattatagttgACACTCTTTAAAACAAGATGAAGAGTTAGCTCAGTGGTTGAGTGGCTGCAGAATATCTCCTTAATCTTTGGTCTTGAACATCAGGGGTTCGAACCTGGTTGGGATTTCTTATTCTTATAActtctttgttttattaaaattaagacTTCAAGAAGCgtcttttgttttaaaattttagaaaactgaagcttttttttttcgCCAATTTTTGAGCGATTGACTTAAATAAAGTTGactttactattttattttttaaaagaaaaaatgtactTTATAGATTAAACAAATCactaatttcaaaaattaaaggGTTTGAGGAGGAAGAGCCCAAAAAAATCGCTTTTGTTCGCTGCCTTCGATGTGACTCTTCGTCGGGCGTCGCCAAACGATTGTGATgatgtaattattttttgctttcattagtaaaatttattttgttaatttttctgTGTACTTATTACTTTGTATTTTGACACCCCTCAATAtaaattctggctccgccactgttTCTGACTTATACAGTGAAAATGTATGTGGATTTGGTCAATATCAAATTGTTTTGGTCATGTAGAAATGATTTAAGATCGTTTTTCTATGTCCTTGGTACCTTTGCATATACGCTATCTCGGTGCTTTGGACTTTGGAGGTTCTAcacagaggcgtatccaggatctCAAGAACATGGGGcaccattatcttcaaaatagacaattaattcaattatataaattttacggTGAGAACAAGTTGACGAGCAAGTAGGTAGTAGCAAtctttatatagtaatatattagcaaaaaaaaacaattcactTACAATTGTCCTCGAcaagttttcatattttgaaaacggTCAATAATGGCATCATTacttacatttttaaatatacTACGCTCTATATAgaaaatcattctttatgtaCTTCATTGATGAGAATGCTCTTTCCACGCTTGCGGTAGCAACAGGAATAATCAAATTTAGcttcacaagtagatacacaagtAACCAAGATTGATCTAGTTTTGTCTCTATCATCACTTTTGCAAGATCCTTGATTCCCTTCAAGTTGAGAAACTTGCTATCACACTTTTGAGCATAGACAATAAAATCATCAAGTTGAAAATTGAGTTCCCAAAGCTCTTTATCACCAAACTCACTTGGGTAGTACTCGGCTAGTTTCATTATCCTATCCTTgtgaaaattagcaaatgaatcAACCGGACTCAAATTAGCCATACCTAGGAGCAAGTCACTAGTCACCACATCAAAAcgattattgagttcttgaagtgCCAAATCAATGACGGCATAAAATACTTCCACACGAAAGTGATGCAAATATGAAATATTGGACCTCTTACGCTTCGACTTCCCGTTAGAGTAGTCTTCATTCATTTTGGGAATTGGAATTCCATGTTTACCACAAAATAAGCTAACCTCATCCATCATAAAGTCCCATTCATCCTCTCTCATCATTTGCAATCGTTTCTTTGAAAGGTCAAGCAGTTCCATAGCATTAACGATATCTTGatctttcttttgtaaaattttattcAACTCATTCGTCAATAGCAACACCTTAAACATCAAGTACAACATAAagacaaattcaaattcatgaatcTTGCTCAAAAGATTTTCTGCCGCAAATCTATCAAGATGATATGGACAATCACGTTTCATATCCTTAAGCACATtaacaattgaagaaaaaagaatcagGAAATTGTCCAAGGTTTTAAAATGAGACNGTACAACATAAagacaaattcaaattcatgaatcTTGCTCAAAAGATTTTCTGCCGCAAATCTATCAAGATGATATGGACAATCACGTTTCATATCCTTAAGCACATtaacaattgaagaaaaaagaatcagGAAATTGTCCAAGGTTTTAAAATGAGACCCCCAACGAGTATGACCCGGTCGTCGGAGGCCACGTTATTGATTCAAACCTTGCCCTGTATGAACTTCTCCAAATTTAAGCAACTCTTCCAACTTATCTTCTTGATGTTGTCGAAGTGAATCTCTGCATTTAAATGAAGCTCCAATTGTATTCAAAATATTAGtgagaacataaaaaaaaattatccacaTCCGAATTCTTTTTGGAAAGACCTACAAGTGTCAATTGCAATTGGTGAGCAAAACAGTGAATAGAATATGCAGATGACGTATCTTGTAAAATCAAAGACTTGAGACCATTTATTTACCCTTGCATATTACTAGCCCCATCATAACCTTGACCACGTATTTTGGATGTACATAATGAGTGATCCAAAAGCAAAGAATAAATTGCCTTTTTTAATGATTGAGAAGATGTATCATTTACGTGGACAATACCCAAGAATCGCTCTATCACCATTCCACTTTTGTTGACATTTCTCAAAATTAGAGCCATTTGCTCCTTATGAGAAACATCCTTTGATTCATCAACTAATATTCCAAAATAATCACCGTCCAAGTCTTCAATGATAGCCTTAGTTGTTTCTTTAGCACAAGCCTCcacaatatatttttgaattgtcggacaaatcatcatatcattttGTGGAGCATTACCTAATATTACTCTTCCCACATCAAAACTTCTATCCCCATACCATTTCAAAAGTTCGAGAAAAGCACCCTTATATTCGGAACCTTCACTTTCATCATGTCCACGAAATGGAAATCCCGATGTCAAGAGAAATCTTGCTACATCAATTGAGGCATTTAAACGCATCCGATAATCACTTCTTGCCTTTTCACTTTGCTTGTCAAAAGAAGATTGGATCGATTGTCGTTGGTTTTTCAAATCTTGCATCCTATTGAAACATTTATGATGGATACTATTTACCTTACCAACATGTTTTTTGAATCTTTATAAAGCTTTGTTCCAACACCTAAAACCATCTCTTGTAAATGAATCTCCGGCATTTCCACGACTTTCAAGTTCATTCTTGAACAAAtaacaacacaaacaaaatgTCTCGTCTGCTTTAATGCTATATTCCAACTATTGAGATCTTCTCTTAAACCAAGTTGGTCGAAATTGACGCATTTTATCTCCAAACTGAGTTTTAGGGAAGATATGATCAGCAGGTTGACATGGCTTTTTTTGAATGTAATACCTCCTTACCGCATCTCGAATATTAGGACCATAAGATGAAATAGGCATTCGATTTTTGGGATCTGCTTCAAGAGATTTAAAATCAAGCATATTATCCATATTTGAAAGTGGAAAAGAATTTGTATGTCTTTCAACTTCCGGAGCAActtgtgaactcacaaatggttGATTAGAGCTAGAACTTGGTTGGCCATCTTTTGGCTTTGGTAACTTGATGAGAAACTTATCCATTTGTGATTTGATGAATTGATTGTAAGAATTATTTTacctacaaaattaaatattcacaCTTCTATTCAAtcttataaaaacaaaataattttaaaaaaatattagcacAAATAACAAGTTTACTAATAAAAGAATCACAATTATTAGATAACTATTTAGAAATCAAGAAattcttataaatttaaatattcaagcAATCAAATAATGGAACCACttcataaatcaagaaaaacatataaaacaaatgaagtacattaatcaataatttttttttttagataacaTACCTTGTTACTTGTTCTCAAATCTCACTTCTACTTCACCATGAACAACAAAGTGGAAATGTGGAATGAAGccaaaagaagaacaatatGATGTCTTTACTCCTTTTTACCTTTTAGTTTAGGGCtttgaaaagtcaaaagaaaaagttaaaataaataaataagaaaaacgtctaaataaagaaggaaaggagaaaaagaaagtaaaaaatataatttgacttTATTGACACTTCTAGCTTAAGGTCTAGACATAGCTAATGCAACCTAAAAATATGGGTATTTGaacctctttttatttataaattattaaaaagatctatgaaaagtAGCACATtttgttatattaattaaaaattaaaaattaaaaacgtGGATAGAAAAATTTGAACCACAAATCTATAAGTTTTGCACCCCCTATTTGTACTTACTTATCAATATACTAGAGTATTCTTTTTAACCTTGGGTTCaccaatacaaatttaaaaagataattagaaaaatagtagtattatataGGGGTTAGGAAGGGGAGGATGGGTGCATATGAACCCCCTCCCCTTCATGTACATACGCCTCTGGTTCTACAATATGGAATTTACTTTGATTGTTTTATAACTTGTGTTTGTTCTTTGTCCCTGTTACAGTGAGTTAGAGTTCCACATTGGTTGTGGAATAGATTGGTGGTTTGCTTATATGGACTTGATcaatcctcccctcatgagtGAGCTTTGAGATTGAGTTAGACATGTCATATCTTTGCATGGTATCAACAGTGGAGGATCCACAATTTTATGGACATGTGTGCTCAATTCCTTTAACATAAAGTTGCTAGCCAAGAAAGCTTTATTTCTAAAAGCTTATAGTTAGTAAATGAAATACAATAAATAGGAAAGTGGAAAAACAATAAAGAAATATAAGTAAAAGGTCAGTAGTGAAAAGGTATAAATAGAAGAGTCCAAAAAACTATGAAGAAGTTTcaatttgctttttttttttaacaaaaaagatAGATTGTTACCCGGATTCAAACCCTCGCTGGAGGGCATTAGCCATCTTAGAATTCAACTTCAGAACCAAAGCATCCACGGAATGTTTTGGTTAATTGGTGCTCTCGCAGTATtttctatatacatatacaaagttTCCGTTGGGGtcaatgggtgctcgagcaTCCAGAACTCTATACGTGGGTTTGCCTCTGGGTATCAGAGTCAGGTCGATCCTGTTTGGCTCCCGCTTTGGGCTCCAATTGGTTGAGCGTGAATGGGGGTGTTAGAGCGGGTTAGAGTCTCACATTGATTGGGGAATGGGTTGTGGTttgcttatatggacttggacaatctTCTCCTAATGAGCTaacttttgaggttgagttagacCAATGTGTCATATCTTTCCAGTCCCTTTACCATTTCTTTACCAATTGTGATTGGGCTACTTTACTTCTAGTATTATTGCATAAATGAACCTCTTACTAAAAAGTACTAGTTATTATCCAGCAATGTGTAACTGTATATACACTTGTGTCTATATCTAGATGTAAATTCATGTATCCATGTATGGATGCAGAACATGTAAATGAAAATACACATATTTTGCTTGAAATGACTTC
The DNA window shown above is from Solanum stenotomum isolate F172 chromosome 6, ASM1918654v1, whole genome shotgun sequence and carries:
- the LOC125868465 gene encoding uncharacterized protein LOC125868465, translating into MDKFLIKLPKPKDGQPSSSSNQPFVSSQVAPEVERHTNSFPLSNMDNMLDFKSLEADPKNRMPISSYGPNIRDAVRRMQDLKNQRQSIQSSFDKQSEKARSDYRMRLNASIDVARFLLTSGFPFRGHDESEGSEYKGAFLELLKWYGDRSFDVGRVILGNAPQNDMMICPTIQKYIVEACAKETTKAIIEDLDGDYFGILVDESKDVSHKEQMALILRNVNKSGMVIERFLGIVHDMKRDCPYHLDRFAAENLLSKIHEFEFVFMLYLMFKVLLLTNELNKILQKKDQDIVNAMELLDLSKKRLQMMREDEWDFMMDEVSLFCGKHGIPIPKMNEDYSNGKSKRKRSNISYLHHFRVEVFYAVIDLALQELNNRFDVVTSDLLLGMANLSPVDSFANFHKDRIMKLAEYYPSEFGDKELWELNFQLDDFIVYAQKCDSKFLNLKGIKDLAKVMIETKLDQSWLLVYLLVKLNLIIPVATASVERAFSSMKYIKNDFLYRA